A genomic stretch from Leptotrichia sp. HSP-536 includes:
- the folB gene encoding dihydroneopterin aldolase: MYKIKINNMKFHSYIGVYQEEKKIGQNIEIDLIISLSKKIIKDDDITSTLSYGDCYRKIEEIVKASNVDLLETLALEIIEEIKKLNDKIESVQVNIRKLAVPINGIFDSVEIQIKD, from the coding sequence GTGTATAAAATTAAAATTAATAATATGAAATTTCATTCATATATTGGTGTTTATCAGGAAGAAAAGAAAATTGGACAGAATATTGAGATTGATTTGATTATTTCTCTTTCAAAAAAAATTATTAAAGATGACGATATTACCAGTACATTAAGTTACGGTGACTGTTATAGAAAGATTGAAGAAATTGTAAAGGCAAGTAATGTGGATTTGTTGGAAACACTTGCTTTGGAAATTATAGAGGAAATAAAAAAATTGAATGATAAAATTGAAAGCGTTCAGGTGAATATACGAAAATTAGCTGTTCCGATTAACGGAATTTTTGACAGCGTTGAGATTCAGATAAAGGATTAA
- the dnaN gene encoding DNA polymerase III subunit beta — MLHIIVNRKSLLKAITIVENAVSENKIREVLSGIYIETKDEKAVLRGTDLELTINTEIEAQVEEDGKIVIKHKLIEEFLKQISDEKITLIEENGKLIIQASSTNTEFSLYNAENFPAQSPLNFGVEYVFSKQKLLNNIENVKISASTNPENLAVNCIRVEIEEDKLKLISSDTYRLTYIEEDLEESQKGKENLSLSVPLKTIDGLVKIMKLIDEENITLKSDGSKVFFQFSNVEILTRTIDLQFPDYKSILNNSQHNKKILLNTKDFLSVLKRTAIFVRENKEAKNGGIFNFANNKLLLTGTSENAQIKEEIVTIQEGEDLKISLNVRFLLDYISTIEGKVTVLELLNNKSSVIVRDEDNDKSLYFTMPLALRES; from the coding sequence ATGTTACACATAATTGTAAATAGAAAATCATTATTAAAAGCTATAACTATAGTGGAAAATGCAGTAAGTGAAAATAAAATAAGAGAAGTTCTTTCTGGAATTTATATTGAAACAAAGGATGAAAAGGCAGTTTTAAGAGGAACTGACTTGGAATTGACCATAAATACGGAAATAGAGGCGCAAGTGGAAGAAGACGGAAAAATAGTTATAAAACACAAATTAATTGAAGAATTTTTGAAGCAAATTTCTGATGAAAAAATTACTTTAATTGAAGAAAATGGAAAATTGATAATTCAGGCAAGTTCAACAAATACTGAATTTTCATTATATAATGCTGAAAATTTTCCTGCTCAATCACCATTAAATTTTGGAGTTGAGTATGTTTTTTCTAAACAGAAATTATTAAATAATATTGAAAACGTAAAAATTTCGGCTTCCACAAATCCAGAAAATCTTGCTGTAAACTGTATTAGAGTCGAAATTGAAGAGGATAAGTTAAAACTTATTTCATCAGATACGTATAGATTAACCTACATTGAAGAAGATTTGGAAGAAAGTCAAAAAGGCAAAGAAAACCTTAGTTTAAGTGTTCCGTTAAAAACAATTGATGGATTAGTCAAAATTATGAAACTGATAGATGAAGAAAATATAACTTTAAAATCAGATGGTTCAAAAGTATTTTTCCAATTTTCAAATGTGGAAATTTTGACTCGTACAATTGATTTACAATTCCCAGATTATAAGTCAATTTTAAATAATTCTCAGCACAACAAAAAAATATTATTAAATACAAAGGACTTTTTATCAGTATTAAAAAGAACAGCTATATTTGTAAGAGAAAATAAGGAAGCTAAAAATGGTGGAATATTCAATTTTGCCAATAATAAGCTGTTACTTACTGGAACAAGTGAAAATGCACAGATAAAAGAGGAAATTGTAACAATTCAGGAGGGTGAAGATTTAAAAATTTCATTAAATGTTAGATTTTTGCTTGACTATATTTCTACGATTGAAGGGAAGGTTACAGTTCTAGAATTGTTAAATAATAAGAGTTCAGTAATTGTAAGAGATGAGGATAATGATAAATCACTGTATTTCACAATGCCATTGGCACTTAGGGAAAGTTAA
- the plsY gene encoding glycerol-3-phosphate 1-O-acyltransferase PlsY — protein sequence MVTILLMVISYILGSVPNALWIGKVFKGIDIREHGSRNTGSTNAARVLGTKLGILTLILDISKGLVPTLLAILLKVNFFEELTKISNLDYVLVGICAILGHVFSIFMNFKGGKAVATTLGVFLVLVPKAILFAAIVFFVIFAISRYVSLSSIFAAISLPIFIYFLYHQGIYTVLGILIAILITVKHRSNIERLKNGTESKFTLKKKK from the coding sequence ATGGTTACAATTTTATTGATGGTAATTTCCTATATTCTGGGAAGTGTGCCAAATGCACTTTGGATAGGAAAAGTGTTTAAAGGAATAGATATACGTGAACACGGGAGCAGAAACACAGGTTCTACAAATGCGGCTCGTGTTTTGGGGACAAAATTAGGTATTTTAACATTGATACTAGATATTTCAAAAGGATTAGTTCCGACATTGCTGGCAATTTTGCTGAAAGTAAATTTTTTTGAAGAATTGACGAAGATTTCAAATTTGGATTATGTATTAGTTGGAATTTGTGCGATTTTAGGACATGTATTTTCTATTTTTATGAATTTTAAAGGTGGAAAAGCTGTTGCAACGACACTTGGAGTATTTCTTGTACTTGTGCCGAAAGCAATATTGTTTGCTGCAATTGTATTTTTTGTGATTTTTGCAATTTCAAGATATGTTTCACTTTCTTCAATTTTTGCGGCAATATCGCTTCCAATTTTTATATATTTTCTGTACCATCAGGGAATATATACCGTTTTAGGAATTTTAATAGCGATTTTGATTACAGTAAAGCACAGAAGCAATATTGAAAGATTGAAAAATGGAACTGAGTCAAAATTTACTTTAAAAAAGAAAAAATAA
- a CDS encoding NAD(P)H-dependent glycerol-3-phosphate dehydrogenase gives MKNKNILVIGGGSWGTCLSKLLLENGHNVYLWEHNEKVREVIRNTKENPQFLPNIKLPDNLSVVDDYGEVLENPEKYGKIDILLLATPTQFLRTILKRLKKFLNYNIILVNVAKGLEIASKKRISEIVAEELENKEYSYVLLAGPTHAEEVAQKLPSAILSVSENEEAAKTVQATFSNLYFRVYTGTDLMGAELAGALKNCLAIAAGIADGMGYGDNTKAALITRGINEMFEIAKYYNANPKTFMGLSGLGDIIVTCTSKHSRNRYVGEKLGQGEKIEDIISHMNMVSEGAETIKALYKIIKENNLKAPIFTALYEVIYEGKPVLELESTFMSRDLKSEFLN, from the coding sequence ATGAAGAATAAAAATATATTGGTTATTGGTGGTGGAAGCTGGGGGACCTGTCTTTCAAAATTATTGTTGGAAAATGGACATAATGTATATTTGTGGGAGCATAATGAAAAAGTTAGGGAAGTTATTCGTAATACAAAGGAAAATCCACAATTTTTGCCAAATATAAAATTACCTGACAATCTTAGTGTCGTAGATGATTATGGAGAAGTGCTTGAAAATCCTGAAAAATACGGTAAAATAGACATTCTTTTATTAGCAACTCCGACTCAATTTTTAAGAACAATTTTAAAAAGATTGAAAAAATTCTTAAATTATAATATAATACTGGTAAATGTTGCAAAAGGGCTGGAAATTGCTTCAAAAAAAAGAATTTCTGAAATAGTGGCTGAAGAGCTTGAAAATAAGGAATACAGCTATGTTTTGCTAGCAGGACCTACACATGCTGAAGAAGTGGCACAAAAATTGCCCTCAGCCATATTATCCGTATCTGAAAATGAAGAAGCTGCAAAAACTGTACAGGCAACATTCAGTAATTTATATTTTAGAGTATACACGGGAACAGATTTAATGGGAGCTGAACTTGCGGGAGCATTAAAAAACTGTCTTGCAATTGCAGCGGGAATTGCCGATGGAATGGGTTATGGAGATAATACAAAGGCAGCTCTTATAACTCGTGGAATTAACGAAATGTTTGAAATTGCAAAATATTACAATGCGAATCCTAAGACATTTATGGGATTATCAGGTCTTGGAGATATTATTGTAACTTGTACGAGTAAACATAGCAGAAATAGATATGTAGGGGAAAAACTGGGACAAGGTGAAAAAATAGAAGATATAATTTCACATATGAACATGGTTTCAGAAGGTGCAGAAACAATAAAGGCACTTTATAAAATTATTAAGGAAAATAATTTAAAAGCACCTATTTTTACAGCACTTTATGAAGTAATTTATGAAGGAAAACCAGTTTTGGAACTGGAGTCTACATTTATGAGCAGAGATTTAAAGTCAGAATTTTTAAATTAA
- a CDS encoding MATE family efflux transporter, producing MEKKREELLNGSIIGLFIKYFIPTLIGSAAVVLYNIVDRFFVGKISEKALAGAGIAFYIVMLIIAFSMFIGVGAGTIISIRLGQGKKGDAKKILGNAVTLFAILGIALYVLLMLNIDTVLLYSGANSETLPYARAYLQIILFAILPLFYSFGLSNVLNAAGAPRVAMFSMLIGAVVNIVLDYVAVMIMHTGIEGTAYATLIGNVLSAAFVLWFLIAGKFPFRIDMFGFKLEKESVITIRFSKLKLEPKIVKDIFSIGMSPFLLQAASSAVGLVTNKIVDTYGGTYGVAVMTIINSYLPIMTMSVYSVSQAIQPIIGFNYGAKNFRRVKKSLMTAINAGVMLSFAFWIVVMLIPKELILFFNEKSTPTALKEGVKAIRIYFSLVIISSFGITVPNYFQATGRSKYSVTLNLLRQVVIFLLIVIIFSNIWKLDGVWYAQPFTDLLFFLILLGFLYKEKKFFDKMIENENNRLEYKETTENKKDGKNKNIN from the coding sequence ATGGAAAAAAAACGTGAGGAACTGCTAAATGGTTCTATAATAGGATTATTTATAAAGTATTTCATACCGACACTTATAGGTTCGGCAGCTGTTGTCCTGTATAACATTGTAGACAGGTTTTTTGTAGGTAAGATTAGCGAAAAAGCGCTCGCTGGTGCTGGAATAGCGTTTTATATTGTTATGTTAATCATTGCCTTTTCAATGTTTATTGGAGTTGGAGCTGGAACCATCATTTCAATTAGGCTTGGGCAGGGGAAAAAAGGTGATGCAAAAAAAATATTGGGAAATGCAGTAACTTTATTTGCAATTTTAGGAATAGCATTGTATGTTCTTCTAATGTTAAACATTGACACAGTTCTTCTCTATTCTGGTGCAAATAGTGAAACATTGCCATATGCAAGGGCGTATTTACAAATAATTCTATTTGCAATTTTACCTTTATTTTATTCATTTGGATTGTCAAATGTGCTAAATGCTGCAGGAGCTCCACGAGTCGCAATGTTTTCAATGCTAATTGGAGCTGTTGTGAACATTGTTCTGGATTATGTGGCGGTAATGATTATGCATACTGGAATTGAAGGGACTGCCTATGCGACTTTAATTGGAAATGTGTTATCTGCAGCATTTGTGTTATGGTTTTTAATTGCAGGTAAATTTCCATTTAGAATTGATATGTTTGGATTTAAGCTGGAAAAGGAAAGTGTGATTACTATAAGATTTTCCAAATTAAAACTGGAACCTAAAATAGTAAAGGATATTTTTTCAATAGGAATGTCGCCATTTTTACTGCAAGCTGCAAGTTCTGCTGTAGGACTAGTAACAAATAAAATTGTAGATACTTATGGAGGAACTTACGGTGTAGCTGTTATGACAATAATAAATTCATATCTGCCAATTATGACAATGAGCGTTTATTCAGTTTCACAGGCTATACAGCCAATAATAGGATTTAATTATGGAGCAAAAAATTTCAGAAGAGTAAAAAAATCTTTGATGACAGCTATAAATGCTGGAGTTATGTTATCTTTTGCCTTTTGGATAGTAGTAATGCTCATACCAAAAGAACTAATTTTATTTTTCAATGAAAAAAGTACGCCTACAGCCTTAAAAGAAGGAGTAAAAGCAATTAGAATCTATTTTTCATTAGTAATCATTTCATCTTTTGGAATAACTGTGCCAAATTATTTTCAGGCGACTGGACGTTCAAAATATTCAGTAACATTGAATTTATTAAGGCAAGTAGTTATATTCCTGTTAATTGTTATAATTTTTTCAAATATATGGAAATTAGATGGTGTGTGGTATGCCCAGCCGTTTACTGATTTACTGTTTTTTCTAATACTTTTAGGATTTTTATATAAAGAGAAAAAATTTTTTGACAAAATGATAGAAAATGAAAATAATAGATTGGAATACAAAGAAACAACTGAAAATAAAAAAGATGGAAAAAATAAAAATATTAATTAA
- a CDS encoding tRNA threonylcarbamoyladenosine dehydratase, whose translation MNQTFARFSMLVGEEGIEKLRNSKVIVFGVGGVGSYTVEALARSGVGHITMVDFDEISESNINRQLHSLRSTIGKSKTDVMKERILDINPDCEVELIKKLVYKDFGEIFENNRYDFVVDAIDVIGSKVNLIEYCVKNKINIISSMGFGNKMHPEMVEISKIKNTSVCPMARTIRSILKKKNIFDIPVIYSKEQPVKPNKSELFKEEILTEFRENNEMPRKTVTGSNAFVPGTAGLVLASYVIRKILEWD comes from the coding sequence ATGAATCAAACATTTGCAAGATTTTCGATGCTGGTCGGAGAAGAAGGAATTGAAAAATTACGTAATTCTAAAGTAATAGTTTTTGGAGTTGGAGGAGTTGGTTCATACACGGTTGAGGCTTTGGCACGTTCTGGAGTAGGGCATATTACAATGGTCGATTTTGATGAAATTTCCGAATCTAATATTAATAGGCAATTACATTCTTTGAGAAGTACAATTGGAAAATCTAAGACGGATGTTATGAAAGAGAGAATTTTGGATATTAATCCAGATTGTGAGGTGGAGCTGATAAAAAAATTGGTTTATAAAGATTTTGGTGAAATTTTTGAAAATAATAGATATGATTTTGTTGTAGATGCAATTGATGTTATTGGGAGCAAAGTTAATTTGATTGAATATTGCGTGAAAAATAAAATAAACATTATTTCTTCAATGGGATTTGGAAACAAGATGCATCCTGAAATGGTAGAAATTTCAAAAATAAAAAATACATCTGTCTGTCCAATGGCTAGAACAATTAGAAGCATTTTGAAAAAGAAAAATATTTTTGATATTCCTGTTATATATTCAAAAGAACAGCCTGTAAAACCAAATAAATCAGAATTGTTTAAAGAAGAAATCTTAACTGAATTTAGGGAAAATAATGAAATGCCAAGAAAAACTGTTACTGGAAGTAATGCTTTTGTGCCAGGAACAGCGGGGCTTGTATTGGCATCTTATGTTATAAGAAAAATTTTGGAATGGGATTAA
- the folK gene encoding 2-amino-4-hydroxy-6-hydroxymethyldihydropteridine diphosphokinase: protein MKNKVYLSLGSNIGNRQEYIERAVELIGKTEGIEILKKSGLYETSPVGYVEQNLFLNTVIKIETDFSAREILKIINKIENELDRKREIRWGPRTIDIDILIFSDKKIDEMDLIIPHKEMLNRLFVLVPLIEIYDGEYFEKEKIIERIGELLEVENQKIEKIVM, encoded by the coding sequence ATGAAAAATAAGGTTTATTTGAGTTTGGGAAGCAATATTGGAAATAGACAGGAGTATATAGAAAGAGCTGTTGAATTAATTGGGAAAACTGAAGGAATTGAAATATTGAAGAAGTCTGGATTGTATGAAACAAGTCCAGTTGGATACGTAGAACAGAACTTATTTTTAAATACAGTAATTAAAATTGAAACTGATTTTTCAGCAAGAGAAATTCTAAAAATCATTAATAAAATAGAAAATGAACTTGATAGAAAAAGAGAAATTAGATGGGGACCTAGAACAATTGATATTGATATCTTAATTTTTTCAGACAAAAAAATAGATGAGATGGATTTGATAATTCCGCATAAAGAAATGTTGAATCGGTTGTTTGTATTGGTTCCATTAATTGAAATTTACGATGGGGAATATTTTGAAAAAGAAAAAATTATTGAAAGAATAGGGGAATTATTGGAAGTTGAAAATCAGAAAATAGAAAAAATTGTAATGTAA
- a CDS encoding sigma-70 family RNA polymerase sigma factor has translation MEDNNLNLMSLYLSDIQKFDLLSKEEEYELLRRIREDNDEQARQLLILSNLRLVISTAKKSLGNGLPLIDLISEGNIGLIKAINKFDYEKGHRFSTYAVWWIKQSIKKAIINIGRDIRIPSYKYEQLSKVNKAIKDYTAIHGEAPSTEYIAKKVDLKESKIILLLGEFQDIMSLNETIGDNIYLEDVIGKNDDVEDKIIKEDQLLEMKELLERVLNERERKILEYRYGLYDNKIHTLKEIGEQMGITRERVRQIEKKAITKLKEHLEEYKDIL, from the coding sequence ATGGAAGATAACAACTTAAACTTAATGTCGTTATATCTAAGTGATATTCAAAAATTTGATTTGCTCTCAAAAGAAGAAGAATATGAGCTGTTAAGACGAATTAGGGAAGATAATGATGAGCAGGCAAGACAGTTATTAATTTTGTCAAATTTAAGATTAGTAATAAGTACGGCAAAAAAATCTCTGGGAAACGGGCTTCCTTTAATTGACTTAATCAGTGAGGGTAATATTGGCTTGATAAAAGCTATAAATAAGTTTGATTATGAAAAAGGGCATAGGTTTAGTACATACGCAGTATGGTGGATAAAGCAGTCAATAAAAAAAGCTATTATTAATATAGGACGGGATATACGTATACCATCTTATAAATATGAACAGTTATCAAAAGTAAACAAAGCTATAAAAGATTATACTGCTATTCATGGTGAAGCTCCATCAACAGAATACATTGCAAAAAAGGTTGATTTGAAGGAAAGTAAAATTATTTTGCTTTTGGGGGAATTTCAGGATATAATGTCATTAAATGAAACGATAGGAGATAATATTTATTTGGAAGACGTTATTGGAAAAAATGATGACGTGGAAGATAAAATCATAAAAGAAGATCAGTTGCTTGAAATGAAAGAATTACTGGAAAGAGTTCTAAATGAGCGAGAAAGAAAAATTCTTGAATATCGTTACGGATTATATGATAATAAGATTCACACATTAAAGGAAATTGGTGAACAGATGGGAATTACACGCGAAAGAGTCAGACAGATTGAGAAAAAAGCTATCACAAAATTAAAGGAACATTTGGAAGAGTACAAGGATATACTATAA
- the metA gene encoding homoserine O-acetyltransferase MetA has protein sequence MPIKIPNNLPAVDILAKENIFVMDENRALSQDIRPLKFIIINLMPTKIETETQLLRLLSNTPLQMEVTFLKMTSYVSKNISKEHMSNFYKTFEDIKNEYFDGLIITGAPVENLPFEEVIYWKELSKIMEWSKTHVYSTMCICWGAQAALYYHYGIQKYPLKEKLFGIYPLKIDIYHTMLLRGFDEVFNMPQSRHTEVHAEDIEKVPELEIIANSQKAGVSIVRTRDKRNIFIMGHLEYDRMTLAKEYERDLKLGKNIKVPFNYYPDDDASKEPLFVWRAHANLLFSNWVNHHVYQGTPYDLTELEEISNFHI, from the coding sequence GTGCCTATAAAAATACCAAATAACTTACCAGCTGTAGATATTTTAGCAAAGGAGAACATCTTTGTAATGGATGAAAATAGGGCATTGTCGCAAGATATTCGTCCTTTAAAATTTATAATAATAAATCTAATGCCTACAAAAATTGAAACGGAAACTCAATTGCTAAGATTACTTAGTAATACTCCACTTCAAATGGAAGTAACTTTTTTAAAAATGACATCGTATGTATCAAAAAATATTTCAAAGGAACATATGTCTAATTTTTATAAAACTTTTGAAGATATAAAAAATGAATATTTTGATGGTCTTATTATAACTGGAGCACCGGTAGAAAATCTTCCTTTTGAAGAAGTTATTTACTGGAAAGAACTTTCCAAAATAATGGAATGGAGCAAAACTCACGTTTATTCAACAATGTGTATTTGCTGGGGAGCACAAGCAGCACTTTATTATCACTATGGAATACAGAAATATCCTTTAAAGGAAAAACTTTTTGGAATCTATCCTTTAAAAATTGATATTTATCATACAATGCTGTTACGTGGATTTGACGAAGTGTTCAATATGCCGCAGTCACGACATACTGAAGTACATGCCGAAGATATTGAAAAAGTGCCTGAATTAGAAATTATAGCAAATTCTCAAAAGGCGGGAGTGAGTATTGTAAGAACCAGAGATAAACGTAATATATTTATTATGGGACATTTAGAATATGACAGAATGACACTTGCCAAAGAATACGAAAGAGATTTAAAATTAGGAAAAAATATAAAAGTCCCATTTAATTACTATCCAGATGATGATGCAAGCAAAGAGCCGCTTTTTGTATGGAGAGCTCATGCAAATCTATTATTTTCAAACTGGGTAAATCATCATGTTTATCAAGGAACACCGTATGATTTGACAGAACTGGAAGAAATTTCTAATTTTCATATTTAA
- the folE gene encoding GTP cyclohydrolase I FolE yields the protein MTENKNLNKKIRLKNIENAVREILINIGENVDREGLIETPKRVAKMYEEILSTKNINDFDNYKLFEVDLDNSREMILIKDIPFFSMCEHHMLPFFGKVHVAYIPRENKVIGLSKIPRLVEFVSRKLSVQEEITVNVAKKLIEILNPLGVAVVVEARHMCIEMRINKIGSVTKTSFYSGEFKENVDRKKEFLDGIK from the coding sequence ATGACAGAAAATAAAAATTTAAACAAAAAAATAAGATTAAAAAATATAGAAAATGCAGTTCGAGAAATATTAATAAATATTGGTGAAAATGTAGATAGAGAAGGGCTTATTGAAACACCAAAAAGAGTTGCGAAAATGTATGAAGAAATTTTAAGTACGAAAAATATAAATGATTTTGATAATTATAAATTATTTGAAGTCGATTTAGATAATTCACGGGAAATGATACTTATAAAGGATATACCATTTTTTTCAATGTGTGAGCATCATATGTTACCATTTTTCGGAAAGGTACATGTTGCATATATTCCAAGGGAGAATAAAGTTATTGGACTTAGCAAGATACCAAGACTTGTGGAATTTGTTTCACGAAAACTGAGTGTCCAAGAGGAAATTACTGTAAATGTTGCAAAAAAATTGATAGAAATATTAAATCCATTGGGAGTTGCGGTTGTGGTTGAGGCACGGCATATGTGTATTGAAATGAGGATTAATAAGATTGGTTCTGTGACTAAAACGTCGTTTTATAGTGGAGAATTTAAGGAGAATGTGGATAGGAAGAAGGAGTTTTTGGATGGAATAAAATAA
- a CDS encoding DDE-type integrase/transposase/recombinase, with amino-acid sequence MSSISEIYRVRQRAIEYAIKHNNNSKAAVRYKTSRQQIKRWRDRYDGTVQSLLPKSRRPKSHPNQHTQEEIELVMKKYRKFGYEGLAEVYVKARKEGYSRTYDSMCKIVRKMKGNVKEKLKKLHKRKKKAEQAKYPGERVQIDIKYVPEECIQFGTHDQKYYQITALDEYTRKRVLRIADEKSTYQTAKFLENLEKELGFDIKKVQTDNGKEFTNSESDKKTLFELKLEEKGIEYGTTRPYSPWENGKVERSHRLDSKYYADKKFKSKEELLRAIKKYNTRYNNISRKVLGFKSPNEVLKEYKENQ; translated from the coding sequence ATGAGTAGTATATCAGAAATATACCGTGTTCGTCAACGGGCAATTGAGTATGCAATAAAACATAATAATAATTCAAAGGCAGCAGTAAGGTATAAAACATCACGTCAGCAGATAAAACGTTGGAGAGATAGATACGACGGCACAGTCCAATCTCTTCTTCCAAAAAGTAGAAGACCTAAAAGCCATCCAAACCAGCACACGCAGGAAGAAATCGAGTTGGTTATGAAAAAATACAGGAAATTTGGTTATGAAGGGCTGGCAGAAGTTTATGTCAAAGCGAGAAAGGAAGGCTACAGTCGTACATACGATTCAATGTGCAAGATAGTAAGGAAAATGAAGGGCAATGTCAAAGAAAAGCTTAAAAAGCTACATAAAAGAAAAAAGAAGGCTGAACAGGCGAAGTACCCTGGGGAAAGAGTACAGATAGACATAAAATATGTTCCAGAAGAATGCATACAGTTTGGTACACATGATCAGAAGTATTATCAAATAACGGCATTAGATGAATATACAAGAAAAAGAGTATTAAGGATAGCAGATGAGAAAAGTACCTATCAGACCGCAAAGTTTCTAGAGAACTTGGAAAAGGAGCTGGGATTTGACATAAAGAAAGTTCAGACAGACAATGGGAAAGAGTTCACAAATTCTGAAAGTGATAAGAAAACGTTGTTTGAGTTAAAACTGGAGGAGAAGGGGATAGAGTACGGGACAACTCGTCCATATTCGCCATGGGAGAATGGAAAAGTGGAAAGAAGCCACAGGCTTGACAGCAAGTACTATGCAGACAAGAAATTTAAAAGCAAGGAAGAACTGTTAAGAGCAATAAAGAAATACAATACAAGATACAACAACATATCAAGAAAAGTATTAGGCTTTAAGAGTCCAAATGAAGTATTAAAAGAGTACAAGGAAAATCAGTAG